Genomic window (Ranitomeya variabilis isolate aRanVar5 chromosome 8, aRanVar5.hap1, whole genome shotgun sequence):
gcagagcgcagcggtgacgtcaccgctgtgctctcacttctcactgtacggcggcagtcagtgagagcaggaagcagacggcaagggacctgacggacatcagaaggcgagtatgtattgtttttttttttttacatttacgctggtaaccagggtaaacatcgggttactaagcgcggccctgcgcttagtaacccgatgtttaccctggttaccagtgaagacatcgctggatcggtgtcacacacaccgattcagcgatgtcagcggggcctcaacgaccaaaaaaaggtccaggccattcggacacgaccagcgatctcgcagcaggggcctgatcgctggtacgtgtcacacatagcgagatcgctatggaggtcgctgttgcgtcacaaaactagtgactcagcagcgatctcgctagcgatctcgctatgtgagacggggccttaacacttttGCCCAGTATTATTTGGACACAGTTTCTGAATCAGTGGGAAAATTAAGAATTTAGTCAGCCATGTCTTTACCCATCTGACCAATAACAAACAGATGTAATTGATGCAAACGTCTTTTCTCACCTTTTTCAGTGGCACTGATGCCCATGGATGGCTGGCATAGAGGAGCCTTCTTTTCCCACTTTCCCTCGTCGCTGTTGTAGATCTCTACTGTTGCCAATGGACATTGCTCATAATTCATTCCACCAATCACCAGAACCTGTTTTCCCACCGTGACCGCCGCGGCTCCGGCTCGGGGGGTCGGCAATGAAGGTAGCACTGCCCATGTTTGTGACAACACATCCAACATTTCCACTGTGTCCAGAGGAACGCCCGCTTTGCTACAACCTCCCATCACGTACAAGTGCCCGTCTTGGCACGCTGGTGTGCAATAAACCCGGCAGGTGGGCATTGAAGGAAAGACTTCCCAGTAGAGGGACATGATGCCGCTGGAGGCCATTATAGAAACCGGCATTGTAGACAACCAGAGATGTGTGATGCAGGTCAGCCAGCCAGGAGAAAGGATCCCATCGACTACCAGCCAGGGCTTCTGGGGGATGATATTACTCAACATCTGTTTTTCGTGGGGCCGGGAACCAACAGATCCAGGGTCGCTCTATGGCCACTTCATATTCCCATCAGGGGGACATCATATACGTCCACGTCCTCAGAGTCATCGGTGGGTAATAACACAGTTGACACAACATCCGACCGAGTTATTTTccctctagaaaaaaaaaaagtcaaattttcaAAAAGGTCCAGTGGATCCATATTAGAGCTGGGCAAAAAGATTCACAGGACCCTCATCCCGTGGCCCCGCCAGCATCCCCGCTGCCTCTTGTGATTAGTCGACACCCGTGCTACAAAATTATGATGACACGGGGTGGACTAATCAGGCGAGACACCGTAGATGCCACAGGTAGGAGTAGGTTTGCCGTCCTCTCGTCTGGTGGCCACGGACTAACAATTTGACGGCTTGTGAACCTTTTCGCTCAACTTTAGTCCATATAATTCCTACTGAGATGTAGAACTATCGAAAAGTAAAACTTTCATTTATTATCATATCTTTATACGGCAGTCAGTTCTGGTGGTAACCTGGGCAGCACGTGGGAGAAACCTAAAGGATTATTCTTGATATTACCAGGTGATAACGAGGTGATCGTTTGGAGTCTCATCATTCCCCCAAAAAATCTGAAATGCCGAGCTGATGGATGTCCATCCATTGTGTAAGAGACTACCACCTCCACCCCAAGCAGATGAGCAAATTATAAACCTGATAAGTGACAACTTGATGAGATGGAAATAAGACTTTAATGTAAATCACGCCATTTTGCAGGGTCGTCAGACGTCAAACTCTACCCCAACCTCAGATGTCACAGGGGTAGTGTTAACAACCGGTCCAAACGTTTGTCTCGGGAGAATAAGTCACCACCAGAAGTGTCTGTCATGTGCTTATTCCCCTCTCCCTATGAAGAACACATGCATGCTCTGCcaaactgagcatgcatgtgtatagggTGGTGGCTGTGAACCCAATAATCCACTATATATCTCCAGTTCTCATCCTGAACTGATGCAAAGTAATTAT
Coding sequences:
- the KLHDC8B gene encoding kelch domain-containing protein 8B isoform X3; the protein is MLSNIIPQKPWLVVDGILSPGWLTCITHLWLSTMPVSIMASSGIMSLYWEVFPSMPTCRVYCTPACQDGHLYVMGGCSKAGVPLDTVEMLDVLSQTWAVLPSLPTPRAGAAAVTVGKQVLVIGGMNYEQCPLATVEIYNSDEGKWEKKAPLCQPSMGISATEKDGKIYALGGMGADTSPQALVRLYEPAKDNWVPLPSMPTPRYGASTFLRGNRIYVLGGRQGKLPVTAFEALDLKVKSWTRYPGIPSRRAFASCTMTETSFFSLGGLQQPGPHNFYSRPHFVNTVEMFDSEQGNQEYNSCPPCSCTASYEEVS